From the genome of Flavobacterium sediminis:
TAAACAAATTCTGATTAATGTATGTTGTCATGTAAGCCGTAGGATGATTGGTTGCATGCAAAGCAACATCTGCCCCTAACTGGCAATATTTTCCTATTTTTATATTTCCGTGAATAAAATTATTATAGCCTAAAGTCGTAGCATAACCGATCTCGATCTTACCTGCAAAATTACAACGATCCGGAACTGCATTTTTACCTTCAAACTTCACGTTTCGCAATCCTCTTGAGAATCCTGAAATCGTTACGTTATCCTTTTTTTCAGGATAGTTCAAAAAATAAAATACTATTTTTTTAATCAGTTTGCGCATTTTAATATTGCTGTGCCTCGTCTTTTGTCAAGCCTAATTTACCTAACACTAAAAGGTTTATTTTTTTTCTATCTAATAACTGTTTGATCTTTCCTCCGACGGATTGTCCCCATCCGGAAACAGGCTGAAAAACAAATTCTTTTCCGGAAAAAGCAGTGATCGATTTATCCTTTGGATCCAGTTCTTTAAATTCCTCATACATCCACTCTTCTGTATGATTTCCCATGTGGTAAGCATAGTTCTCTTTTGTCGCTAAACGCAACAATCCCAACTTTTCATTCGGGAAATCAATAAATCTGTTTTCAACTCCACCCACAATCTTTATAAACGCCGGTTGGTTTGTCCCTTTATCAAATACCTCTCTCTTTAAAGTCGCTACAAAATGTCCGCATCCCATAACCGCTTTTCCGCCCGTGCTTTTATTACTTAAAACCAAATACTTTTCCAAATGAACCGGTTTGTACATTAGTTCTTTATTTCCTAAGCTCAGATCAAAGCGATGCATAGCCTCCGGGTCTTCTACTTTTTCAAAAGCAAGTTTTCCTTTAAAAAGTCCATAAAACCAATTGTTTCCGGTAAACATCTTGTATACTTTACTTGACGGCACCGGACTAATCATACCTGCTTCAGGAAAGGCTAAAAAAGTTTTCTCTACAGCTTCCTGCCAACCTTTTTTAAACAACACATCGGCATCTGTAATGGTAATCAAGGGTTCTAAATTCCCCTTTGCGGCTGCTAAAATGGCATTTATTTTACCCAGATTTTCTTTGGAATGAAAAACCTGATCTATCAATCCAGATTCCTGGTATTTTTCGTCAATATATGCTTTTACTTCCGGATGTGAGTTATTATTATAAATTGTAATCCGTGTTTTATTGTGAGCTGTTAACAACAATGAATCCAGGCACAAGCGGAATACTTCAAACAAATCTGCAAAATAACCTTCAAAATTAGGGATATACACCGGTACAATAACCCTATGGTAATTTTCTAAAACTATTTCTTTATTTTCCTTTTCCGGATTAAACCCTACCCTCATAATGCTCAACCAGTTTTTTAATTCCTTCTTCAAGCGGCAATAAGTCACGCCCTAAGATCTGTTTCATTTTTGTAATATCCGGACATCTGCGCGTCATATCTCCTTCTTCTAAAGCTGGTAAATGAATGATTTCAGACTGGGAATTTGTTAATTTGATAACGATCTGTGCTAATTCTAAAACCGACATTTCTCTATCACTACCAATGTTCAGGACATCATTTATACACTTAGTATCCTGCATTGCTTTTATACAAGTCTCAATATTGTCCTCTACATAACAAAAAGAGCGGGTTTGTTTTCCATCGCCATAGATTGTTATGGATTCATTATTCATAGCTGCCTTTATAAATCTCGGCACTACAAAGTCTTCACTTTGATTAGGTCCGTATGTATTAAAAAAGCGGAAAATTGTATATTCTAAACCATATTCCTGATAGTAGGATCTGAAAAAGGCTTCCCCTACATTTTTTACAATGGCATAAGGCAATCTGGAATTTAGCGGTGTTGTCTTTTCATTTTGCGGAATTTCGAATGGTTCGCCATAAACCTCAGACGAGCTCGAATAAAACACTCTTTTTACACCTGAGTTTTTTGACAAGGATAAGATATTTTTAATTCCTTCGATATCCTCTAAAACCATAATAGGGTTTTCTAAAGTACGTTTAACCCCTACAACGGCAGCGTAGTGGAATACAAAATCAAAATTATAGCGTCCGAAAATCGGAACTACATCATTGTACTGATTTACGTTAGCTTTTATAAATTTTACATTCTCTCCTTCCGGCACCTTTGACAAGTTCCCTGTGGAAAGATTATCTACGATTACAATAAAGTTATTTTTATCTTTTGCTAATGCTCCGGCAAGAGCACTTGCTACATTTCCTGCACCTCCTGTAATGAGTATTGTTGCCATTATCAAAGCTTTTTTTTGTTCTCCAAATATAGTAGTTATTATTCTAATGATCCTGAAAAATCAAATTTAATGCCTTTTCAGAATGCTTGCGATCAAATGTTTGACATAATTGCGTTTTATAAACCAAAAAGAATCAAAAACTTTCATGTTTCGCAGAATCCAAAGTGGATTTTGTTTCAATCGGCTTACAAACAATATGCCCAGTCGCTGATTCAGTAATTTATACGTTATCAGTGTTATTTTCTTTTGTTCAAAAACTTCATCCAATACTTTTTTTAAATGCAACGGAAGTTCCTGATATCCTTTTTTGTTATCCGAAATATTATTGCCATGAACACGATAATACACCAAAGGTTCATCCTGATAATAAAATTTTGTTTCAAATGAGCAACGTGCCCAAAACTCCATATCTTCTCCTGCCGGTGGCATTGTTTCATTAAAAAAACCGACTTTATCAACAACTCCCTTTCTGATAAAAGATGTTGGCATCATAACTGTCCATCTCCCCAACATCTTCTGTGAAACATCGCCGTGTTTTTCCTCCGGATTTCTTAAGCGACCTATTATTCTATTCTGTAATTCTCCCTTTTCATCAATTACTTCACAACAACCGTGAACCAATCCGAAATCGGGATTTTTTTCCAGGATATTGACCTGTTTTTCTAATTTTTCGGGAAGCCAAAGGTCATCATCGTCTGTAAACGCCAAATATTTACCTTTTGCCTTTTGAATACCTGTATTTCTAGGTTTTGCCGGCCCGCCGGAATTTTCTATTTTGTAATACTTAACTTTTTCAAACGGACGGCATACTTTCTCTGCTTCGTCTGTTGGTGAACCGTCATCAACTACCAGAATTTCATAATTAGAATACGTCTGAGCCATAATTCCGGACAGTGTCAGTTTCAAAAGCTCGGGTCGGTTATACGTTGGTATAATAACAGAAACTAGCGGTTGCCCTTCCATACTCTCTTGCTTTTGTTTACCGCTTTCTTCAAAATCCCTTTTAGGGTCTTTCTTTTAGTTGCACTCAACTCTTTTTCCAAGGCTAACATCTTTAAATAGTCGGAATAAAATACACCGAGGTTTTCTTGCAATAGCCTTTCATCTTCCACTTGTTTTTTCTTCAATTGCCCCGGATTATTGCTAATCCCTTCTAAATCGAATAATGTTAGCGGATAATGGATGTGCTGCCATTGAAATTGATTACTTACCATACATTTCAAATAGAAAGCCCTGTCAGCCGAAATACGATACGATTCATCAAAACCGCCCATAGCGTCAAAAACACTTCGCTTAAAAAAAGTACTTTGATGTGGCAAAGAGGATTTCATAAAATAATAAGGCGTTATCTTATCCGGATAGATTTTTTGTCCGTTGACAAACTGGTAATCTCCATAAATAATATCTCCTTTAAAATCCTGGTGCTGCACAAAGTCCTGCAAAGCATTTTCAGAGGTTAACACATCTCCGCTATTCAAAAATAAGACATAATTACCCTTTGCGGCAGCTATACCTTTATTCATAGCATTATAGATCCCATTATCTTTTTCACTCACCCAATGGTGAATTTGCTCTTTATATTTCTTAATAACATCAACACTTCCATCTGTTGAACCGCCATCTATAACAAGATATTGGTAATCTTTAAAACTTTGAGAGACAACGGAACGAATGGTTTCTTCCAGGCCTTCAGATTGATTAAAATTGATCGTTATGATAGAAATTGCTATGGTACTCATACTTATTTTAATTGTAAGATAGTTTCATAAAGGTTACGGTATTCTGAAACTTTATCTTTTATGTCAAACCTTTTTTGAACATCATCAGTAATAACTTGCAGGTCAAACGATTGAGACAAAGCTTTAGCTATGGCTTTAGCCAATTCATTTGCTGTAAAATCTTTTGCCAAAATACCGTTCTCTCCTTCCTTGATGATATCAATACTTCCTCCTGTAGGGAAAGAAACAACGGGTAATCCGCAGGCTAAGGCTTCTATGGTCACTTGTCCGAATGCCTCTTCTATTGACGACATGATAAAAAGATCTGCAGCCGAATATAAAAGCGCTAAAAGTCTTTCATCCTGTATTTCTCCTAAACTGATGATATCCGTGTTCCAAGATTCGCCTTTACCGAATGTAACTACTTGTATATCGCTTCGCTTCTGTTGAATTGTATTCAATGCCTCCTGTGCCAGATCGGCTCCTTTTCTTTTGTTCTGTAGCGAATCTGCCCAAGCAGTAGTAATTTTTTTTCGATCGGTAAATTAAAAACCGATCTGGACCAGTCTTTATTATACGGTTTAAAAACCTGTAAATCTACTCCGTTATGAATGACTTTTTTAGGAAAAGAACCGATCACATCACTGGCTTCTGCTTTTTGTTTTACCCAATCGGAGATACAGACCATCGTAAGATTTGCTCCGGAAAGTGCTTTCTTTCTGATGCTTTTGTTATGTTCTATTAAAGGCTTTAACGCCTCAAAAGGAAAATCTTTTTCGTAGTGATTACCGCCTCCGCAAGCATACAGATCGGCCATTCTCCAAACTACTGGCTTCGTATTCTTTGCAAAAAAGGTTGTTTCGTCTAAAAATGTCGAAACCCAGTTCAACTGAATAATATCAGCTTCCTGATACAAAGGGTGCTGTGTTATATCGTACTTTGAATCGGGATAGGAAAAAATCTCTATCTGATCGCGGAACTTCTTTAAGATATCTTGTTTAGGGAAAAATTTTCTTTTTAGCTTTTCAATAATTTTTTCTGAAAATGACTTCTTCGGATGTGGAAATTGATAGGTTTCTTTTACTTCTTTAGTTTTTTTCAAATACAAGACCTTGGAATCAATTCCTTGTTCCAAAAGACCTAAATGAATTCTTCTACACGCTGTAGCTGCTCCTCCTTTGTCGTATGTATTAATGTGTAAAATTTTCATCTAAAAGCAAATTATAATACCTCAACAATTTGTGATATAAAACCTTAGAATCAAAATGTTCTGCTACGAAAGCTCTTCCTTTTTTTCCCATTTCCATTCTCAAAGGTTCGTTTTGGATTAAAGTTTCTAACTTTTTTACAAAGCTATGAATATCCTTTTCTTTAACAACAAAACCGGTAACATTATCAACGAGTCCATATTTCATTCCGCCTGCGTCAGAGACCACCACCGGAACTTGCATTGCTTGTGCTTCCTGTATTACCAGCCCTTGATTTTCTGCTCTTTTTGTTTCTTCCTCAGTGATTCCCGGCAATAAAAATACAGCCGTTTTTCGCAGATGAGCCACTATTTGTTCCTGACTTATAGCTCCCAATAAAGAAATATTTTGTTCTAAACCGTAATTATGGATCAGATCTTTAAGTTTTTTCTGTAGAGGTCCTTCTCCCACAATACTCAAATGAATATTATGTCCTTTTTTAACTAATTCGTTTACTATTTCGACTGCTAAATCAGGTGCTTTGAAATTGACCAGTCTTCCGCAGAAGAGTATTTCAAAAGGCTCTTTCCGAACGATTGTCTCAGCTGTTTTGAATTTATTGACATCTAATCCTACAGGCAACAACTTGAATCTGGAATCGATTGTTGTTGTTTTCTCTAAAACAGCTAAGGTATATTCTGAATTATAGGTGATTAAATTCATTTTCTCGAACAGCAATTTATAGTTTTGCTTGTATCTTTCGATATTCTGAGGAATGATATCCGAACCGTGAAATGAAACAGCCAATTTTGATTTCGGGAAAAAACCATCTTTCCTTAATCCGGTAACAAACACTCCGACAGAAGCAAAATGAGCATGAATAACATCAAAATCTTCACCTAAAAACCACTGGTTTCTGTAAAAAGTATGCAATGACACAGCTTGTGTTTTGTAACGAAAAATATTTAATGCCTTTATGACTTTACTTACCTTATATCGCTTGCTGTTTTTTAAGAGGTATTTAATAAAAAATGTAAAGCGGGTTATTTTACGTTTCGGTTCTTTTATCAGGTAATGTACTTTGTCCAGTAAATGGTATTGACGGATTGCTTCATGGCAATTTTCCGTTTCTCCTTTGGTCAGGGACAAAATCGTAACATCATGTCCACCATCAATTAATGAGGTGATCTGATTGACAATGAATGTTTCTGTTAACACGGGAAACTTATTTACGACAATGGCAATTCTCATCTTCTGAACTTCTTTAGTAATTTCTCTCTTGTTCTATGAACCTCAAAAAACTTTTTAATATAGCTATAATAAGATGTTGAACGCAATTTTACTGCATAAAATTCTTTACTGAACAATTTAGAGATACTATTGTTCTTAAACCATCGTTCGTACAAAACTGCTGCCTCTTCTTTTTGATCGGCTTTATACGTTGTGTTCAGATAGTCCCTTATCGTTTTTTCTTCAGAGCATCGAATAAATATCTTTTGATAGTTTCGCTGATTGCGGGTTACGTTTCTGTGAAATCTGAAAGAGTTAAGCGGTTCATTATAAAACCCAACTTTAGCTTGTTGCAGCAGGCGAATCCAGAAATACCAGTCGCCACAAATTCGCATTTTTAAAAAACCGCTGTTCATTACTGCTTCTTTCAACAAGGTCTTTTTAAACAGCACTGCGCTTGCATTGGGTATCACACACTTTACCTTCAGGTATTTTTCAACGAATTCATACCCTTCGATTATAAAGCTATTACGCCATACGTTAGGCGTAAAATTTTCGGTGTAACCGATCCGGTTTTCTACAAAGTTCCCTTCTTCATCCACATCATTTGACTGACTGTAAATCAAATCAGGTGTTTCATTATTTTCTTTACTAAAGTTCAGTAGTTTTTCCAAGAAAGTATAATCAGCATAATCATCGCTTTCTGCTATCCATATCCATTCGCCTTTTGCCAATTCAAATCCTTTTTGCCATTGTTTAAACGGACTTCCTGTATTGACTTCATTAACTGTAAAGTGTGCTACTTTTTCATTCCTACTGTACTTGTTCAATACTTCAACACTATTATCTGTACTGCAATCGTCTAACAATATCACTTCAAAATCCTGAAAGGTCTGGTTAAATATACTATCTAACCTTTTCTCCAAAAAAGAGGCGTGATTATAATTCGGAACTAATATGGAAACTTTAGGGCTGGGCATTACTTTAATCTTTTTAACATTCGGATTACTTTCTTTAGTACTTTCCCGAAAAAATTATATCGCAAGAAAAAGTTCTTTCTATAATATGGATGTATTTGCCAGAAGTAGTTCTTATAAACAATTCTTCTGATCTGTTCTGATTCGTCAACGGCTTTTCTCTGATTAACGGCTGTTGCCTGCTGGTCATGCAGCCGGAACGTTACAAGTTCTTTATCGACAAAGGCGATATGATACTTTTTAAAGATACGAAACCAATATTCATAGTCCAGTATTTGTTTCAGTCGGGTATCAAAATATCCTACTTTTTCAAAACACTCTTTACGGATCAATACTGCGGTCGGTTCGCCTATTTTGTTTACCGGCGACTGTAACAGGTTCTCATCATTCAGCAGTTTTCTACCAGTAATTATCCTGTTTTTTTCAAAATCCGCGCTTTTCCAGGTTTGGTGTAAACTTCCGCTTCTTTCCAACCATTCAATATGTTGAGGATTGGTTTTGTCATGAATAAACTTTCGCTTACAAAACACTAATCCTATTGCCTTATCCTGTAATGCTAAATGGACCATTTCTTCAATGCAGGTTGGTTCTAAAAGGTCGTCCTGAAAAAGGAATTTGATAAATTCTCCGTTTGCTTTTTTGACACTGTTGTTCCAATTGGCCCCGATCCCTTGCGGTTCATGCTGATAAATAAAAACAGGAAAATTTACTGAAGTCTTAAAACGTTCAACAATATTTCGAGAGTTATCTTTAGAATTGTCGTCACTGATCACTACCTCAATATTAGAATAGGTTTGTTCTTTTATACTGTGCAGTGCTTCTTCTAAATATTTCTCTCCGTTATAAATCGGCAAACAAACGGATACTAGCGGCTTTTCCATATTTTCTTTTTCACTTGTTTGAACAATTTTGTAATCAGATGTTTTGTGGCTACGTTGTCAACATGGTTTTCTTTTTCTTTCTCTAACAAGCGGTCTTTTTCCTGAATTATTTCCTGTAAAGATTCATAAACTACTTGTTGTACTTCAGGTGTTGTGGTCAATTTCTTTAAATCATCGACTGTTATATTTTCATAAAAGCGAAGTAGAAAAAGTCGGATTCGCTCTAACAATGCCTGAACAACTTTTTTATTTTCTTCCATGCTTTCGATAATCAAAGCATGGGCATAAGCTGTCCTGAAATTTTTAGGGTAAGCAGATTGTGTACTCCAAACCCCGCTTCCGGCTCTGTAAACCGACATGACATCATTAAGTTTTATCATTTTGCCGTAATTTGTTACGAGCATATAAATAAAAAAATCGCCTACAGGTGTTTTCCAGAAACTTTCCGGAAAGGTTTCAATTACATTCTTAAATAGTACGGAAGGTGCATGAATATAATTCCCATATCTTGCAAAATCTTCTTGCATTTGATAGTTCTCAGGAACCTTTGTTATATAATCCGCTACTAATTCCCCGTCGGGTTTTAAAATCTTTACCTCATGGAAGCAAAGAACATATTCCTGATTATTCTCTAAAAAATCGACTTGTTTTTGAAGTTTATACGGATCTGTCCAATAATCATCTCCTTCACAAATGGCTATATACTTCCCTTTGACTCTGGGAAAATTAAAACGTGGATTCATACCTCCGCCAAACTTAGACCGCTGGTTCTCTGTTTGTAATAAAGGTTTGAAAACATCAGGGTGCTTATCTGCATATTCCCTTATGATATTGGCTGTATTATCAGTGGAAGCATCATCATGAATTACAATCTCAAACGGAAAGTTTGTTTTTTGCATCAAAAAACCATCTAGAGCCTGTTTAACATATTTTTCGTGATTATACGTTAAACAGCATATACTGACCATCGGTATTTCATGAGGATTCTCCTTTTCCATCTTAGTTACAGTTCTTGAATTTCAGTAAATTTTTTATACCATTTTTCCCGTTTTCTTTTTTCTTCGTCATCGATCAATTGATATTCCGCTTTTTCATGTCGCTCTTCTCTTTGTAATAAAGGTTCTATTACGTCAAATTCTTCGGCTGAAAGGACAGGAAACTCAAACGGATAATTTAAAGCCTCCATCTCGTGTTGGCACACATATTCTATGAACTGAATTTGTTCTTTGGTCAGCGACTTTAAATATTTCTTCGAATTGTCTTTAATAATCGATTTATCTAAATTTTTCCAGTTATCTGTTTGTACTGCATTTTCTCTGGAAATTTTATTTTTGTGGTAATCTACCATTGTGGTTTCATACGCAATATCCAGAAAATTACAGATTTTTTGCAATTCTGCATCTTGGTTTAATATGAGGTCTTCGTATTTCACCAACAAAATTTTGTCGGGAAATTGCTTAAAAAGCTTTAAGGTTTCTGATTGGTTTTTTGCCCAAACTCTTGCAGAACGAACAATATCGCCTCTATGAACCGGAGATTTACTCCATGACAATGCCATATCTCTCGGGTCTCTGACTAACCAGATAAATTTTGCATCATCAAAACCTTGCACTACAGCGTTAAAAAAATCATAGGTTCTGACTTCTTTTACAAAAACTTTTGTTTTATGATGTGCTTTCGCTTCTTTCTCATAAATATAGCGAACCACATTTGCAAGGGTTCTGGGAGCTACGCTCTTTAATTCTTCTTTACTAAAATCTGATTTCCAGACTCCTATTTTACAATAAAAAAAATCGTGTATATCTTTAATAAATGCATCCCAGTTAGCTTCTTCTTCCAGATTCCCGTATTTATCCATAACCGGATCAAAAACACGAAGCAAATGCGGTGGTGTTGGCCCGCAATAAAGGGAATGATTATCAATTAACTTTGTAATCAAATTGCTTCCGGAACGCTCAGAACTTATTAAAAAGTCGAATTTCATAAATGTAAAAATTTTTCTAAAGGTGTATTTTCTAAATCTGTGGTTATTGCTTTTACGATTTGTCGGTCTAAACTATCTTCCCACTGATTATCGAGTTTTTTGGTTTTAAAAACACTGTATGCGTCTGTATTGTTGACTTGTTTTGCCTGAGACATAAAACGCTCTGTTTCTTCTGTAAATGGTATTTCGCAAAAATGAAAAATATCTTTTACTGTCGTTACTGTATCTGTCAATAAATCATCATAGTCGACCAATTTAAAACGTGAAGGGTATTTTTTCTCTAAGGTTAAAAAGAGATCTGTTACTTCTTTCCATTTTTCAAAGCCATTAAATTCTTCCGGTTTGTCCATATTTTTTTTGGGTGCAAACTGCCATTCTTCCGATTCATCCCAACCCAAATCTTTTCTGAATTCTTTAGGTGCCAACAACCAAGAGGCAATTACTGCCAACGGGTTTCTGACCAAGCCTATTACCTTCACTTCTTTATCCTTCTCTAAAAGGTTTGCTACGATGTTATGATACCTGACTTCTTTGTAAACCACATGCGTAATAATGTCATTTTTTTTTAACTCAGGAATTAACTTTTTTTCTTTTGCTTCTTTCTGATTGATAAAATCATCATTTGTAAGCAATAATTCCTGATAAAAAGCAGCAATTTCTTCTTTTGATGAATCTTCTTTAAGATATCCTTTCAGTGCATACGAAAACAAGGGCTGATAGGCATATTTCACATTAGGATTGCTATTGAAAATTTGCCCTAGCCATGTAGAACCTGACCTAGGCACGCTATGTATGGCGATACGCTTCATTAAATCAATGTATATTGAGTTAACATTTGTTTTATTTCTTCTTTGCTATTGAACATCATTACATCTATTATAGAAAGCCACGGAACAAAATCGTTGTCGAATTGTTTGTATTGAATTGTACTATCCGATTTTATAAAACTTAGTTCCACTCCGTTTTGTTCAAAGTATTCTTTGTCATACAGTTCTTTTCCTCCAATAACATTGATATACATTGACTTTCCTGATCTTTTAGTCATCTCAATTAATCTGTCTGCTCTTCCCATCCCTAAAGTATCACTAAATTCAACAGAACTGACGGTAAGTTTTGTATCGATATCTAAATAGCCCAACACACTGGATATGCTCTTTTTGCACATCTCGGCAATATATTGATTTTCTCCGTTTAATCCTTCTTTTACTACTGCAAAAGCTTCTTTAAAATAGGGTGCTTTTATATAGGATTGCTCAATCTTTTTCAGGAACTTTTGTTTGTCTTTCTCAGTAAAATTAGCCTCAATTTCATTTATTCGGGAAAAAGAACTGATTTTTTTACAGGATATCGTAAACGTATGATCTTCTTCTTTTAACAATATCCTGTTTCTGTTGATCCATCCTCCTTTTATAAAATTCACATCATCATACAGCACAAAAACATCAACAGCGTTAATAAGCTGAAAATACCCGATATAGGGAAATACATAAGGTTGCATTACCGCTATTGCATCCGTATTAGCCATTACTGATTGTTTTTGAGATATTCTCTACTATACGCTTATCCAGTCCGACATACAATGGCAAACACAATATCCTTTTACTGATGCTCTCACTTATCTCACATTTTTGTTCTTTTAGATAAGGCAACGTA
Proteins encoded in this window:
- a CDS encoding glycosyltransferase family A protein, whose protein sequence is MRVGFNPEKENKEIVLENYHRVIVPVYIPNFEGYFADLFEVFRLCLDSLLLTAHNKTRITIYNNNSHPEVKAYIDEKYQESGLIDQVFHSKENLGKINAILAAAKGNLEPLITITDADVLFKKGWQEAVEKTFLAFPEAGMISPVPSSKVYKMFTGNNWFYGLFKGKLAFEKVEDPEAMHRFDLSLGNKELMYKPVHLEKYLVLSNKSTGGKAVMGCGHFVATLKREVFDKGTNQPAFIKIVGGVENRFIDFPNEKLGLLRLATKENYAYHMGNHTEEWMYEEFKELDPKDKSITAFSGKEFVFQPVSGWGQSVGGKIKQLLDRKKINLLVLGKLGLTKDEAQQY
- a CDS encoding NAD-dependent epimerase/dehydratase family protein, producing MATILITGGAGNVASALAGALAKDKNNFIVIVDNLSTGNLSKVPEGENVKFIKANVNQYNDVVPIFGRYNFDFVFHYAAVVGVKRTLENPIMVLEDIEGIKNILSLSKNSGVKRVFYSSSSEVYGEPFEIPQNEKTTPLNSRLPYAIVKNVGEAFFRSYYQEYGLEYTIFRFFNTYGPNQSEDFVVPRFIKAAMNNESITIYGDGKQTRSFCYVEDNIETCIKAMQDTKCINDVLNIGSDREMSVLELAQIVIKLTNSQSEIIHLPALEEGDMTRRCPDITKMKQILGRDLLPLEEGIKKLVEHYEGRV
- a CDS encoding glycosyltransferase family 2 protein produces the protein MEGQPLVSVIIPTYNRPELLKLTLSGIMAQTYSNYEILVVDDGSPTDEAEKVCRPFEKVKYYKIENSGGPAKPRNTGIQKAKGKYLAFTDDDDLWLPEKLEKQVNILEKNPDFGLVHGCCEVIDEKGELQNRIIGRLRNPEEKHGDVSQKMLGRWTVMMPTSFIRKGVVDKVGFFNETMPPAGEDMEFWARCSFETKFYYQDEPLVYYRVHGNNISDNKKGYQELPLHLKKVLDEVFEQKKITLITYKLLNQRLGILFVSRLKQNPLWILRNMKVFDSFWFIKRNYVKHLIASILKRH
- a CDS encoding glycosyltransferase family 2 protein, coding for MSTIAISIITINFNQSEGLEETIRSVVSQSFKDYQYLVIDGGSTDGSVDVIKKYKEQIHHWVSEKDNGIYNAMNKGIAAAKGNYVLFLNSGDVLTSENALQDFVQHQDFKGDIIYGDYQFVNGQKIYPDKITPYYFMKSSLPHQSTFFKRSVFDAMGGFDESYRISADRAFYLKCMVSNQFQWQHIHYPLTLFDLEGISNNPGQLKKKQVEDERLLQENLGVFYSDYLKMLALEKELSATKRKTLKGILKKAVNKSKRVWKGNR
- a CDS encoding glycosyltransferase — its product is MNTIQQKRSDIQVVTFGKGESWNTDIISLGEIQDERLLALLYSAADLFIMSSIEEAFGQVTIEALACGLPVVSFPTGGSIDIIKEGENGILAKDFTANELAKAIAKALSQSFDLQVITDDVQKRFDIKDKVSEYRNLYETILQLK
- a CDS encoding glycosyltransferase family protein; protein product: MKILHINTYDKGGAATACRRIHLGLLEQGIDSKVLYLKKTKEVKETYQFPHPKKSFSEKIIEKLKRKFFPKQDILKKFRDQIEIFSYPDSKYDITQHPLYQEADIIQLNWVSTFLDETTFFAKNTKPVVWRMADLYACGGGNHYEKDFPFEALKPLIEHNKSIRKKALSGANLTMVCISDWVKQKAEASDVIGSFPKKVIHNGVDLQVFKPYNKDWSRSVFNLPIEKKLLLLGQIRYRTKEKEPIWHRRH
- a CDS encoding glycosyltransferase, with the translated sequence MRIAIVVNKFPVLTETFIVNQITSLIDGGHDVTILSLTKGETENCHEAIRQYHLLDKVHYLIKEPKRKITRFTFFIKYLLKNSKRYKVSKVIKALNIFRYKTQAVSLHTFYRNQWFLGEDFDVIHAHFASVGVFVTGLRKDGFFPKSKLAVSFHGSDIIPQNIERYKQNYKLLFEKMNLITYNSEYTLAVLEKTTTIDSRFKLLPVGLDVNKFKTAETIVRKEPFEILFCGRLVNFKAPDLAVEIVNELVKKGHNIHLSIVGEGPLQKKLKDLIHNYGLEQNISLLGAISQEQIVAHLRKTAVFLLPGITEEETKRAENQGLVIQEAQAMQVPVVVSDAGGMKYGLVDNVTGFVVKEKDIHSFVKKLETLIQNEPLRMEMGKKGRAFVAEHFDSKVLYHKLLRYYNLLLDENFTH
- a CDS encoding glycosyltransferase, coding for MPSPKVSILVPNYNHASFLEKRLDSIFNQTFQDFEVILLDDCSTDNSVEVLNKYSRNEKVAHFTVNEVNTGSPFKQWQKGFELAKGEWIWIAESDDYADYTFLEKLLNFSKENNETPDLIYSQSNDVDEEGNFVENRIGYTENFTPNVWRNSFIIEGYEFVEKYLKVKCVIPNASAVLFKKTLLKEAVMNSGFLKMRICGDWYFWIRLLQQAKVGFYNEPLNSFRFHRNVTRNQRNYQKIFIRCSEEKTIRDYLNTTYKADQKEEAAVLYERWFKNNSISKLFSKEFYAVKLRSTSYYSYIKKFFEVHRTREKLLKKFRR
- a CDS encoding glycosyltransferase family 2 protein, yielding MEKPLVSVCLPIYNGEKYLEEALHSIKEQTYSNIEVVISDDNSKDNSRNIVERFKTSVNFPVFIYQHEPQGIGANWNNSVKKANGEFIKFLFQDDLLEPTCIEEMVHLALQDKAIGLVFCKRKFIHDKTNPQHIEWLERSGSLHQTWKSADFEKNRIITGRKLLNDENLLQSPVNKIGEPTAVLIRKECFEKVGYFDTRLKQILDYEYWFRIFKKYHIAFVDKELVTFRLHDQQATAVNQRKAVDESEQIRRIVYKNYFWQIHPYYRKNFFLRYNFFGKVLKKVIRMLKRLK
- a CDS encoding glycosyltransferase, which gives rise to MEKENPHEIPMVSICCLTYNHEKYVKQALDGFLMQKTNFPFEIVIHDDASTDNTANIIREYADKHPDVFKPLLQTENQRSKFGGGMNPRFNFPRVKGKYIAICEGDDYWTDPYKLQKQVDFLENNQEYVLCFHEVKILKPDGELVADYITKVPENYQMQEDFARYGNYIHAPSVLFKNVIETFPESFWKTPVGDFFIYMLVTNYGKMIKLNDVMSVYRAGSGVWSTQSAYPKNFRTAYAHALIIESMEENKKVVQALLERIRLFLLRFYENITVDDLKKLTTTPEVQQVVYESLQEIIQEKDRLLEKEKENHVDNVATKHLITKLFKQVKKKIWKSR
- a CDS encoding sulfotransferase family protein gives rise to the protein MKFDFLISSERSGSNLITKLIDNHSLYCGPTPPHLLRVFDPVMDKYGNLEEEANWDAFIKDIHDFFYCKIGVWKSDFSKEELKSVAPRTLANVVRYIYEKEAKAHHKTKVFVKEVRTYDFFNAVVQGFDDAKFIWLVRDPRDMALSWSKSPVHRGDIVRSARVWAKNQSETLKLFKQFPDKILLVKYEDLILNQDAELQKICNFLDIAYETTMVDYHKNKISRENAVQTDNWKNLDKSIIKDNSKKYLKSLTKEQIQFIEYVCQHEMEALNYPFEFPVLSAEEFDVIEPLLQREERHEKAEYQLIDDEEKRKREKWYKKFTEIQEL